TGTTAAAACAGGGCGGGTACGAGTGAATATTAATCTTCAAGAACCGTTGAAATCTGGTAAGCTACTCAGAGTGGAGGGACATAATATATGgattgatttcaaatatgagcGATTATCTTCCTATTGCTACTCTTGTGGTATCTTGGGACATTATGCAACACaaaatgaagttgaagaaaTTATACCAGAAACTCCACATCAATCACCTTTATTACTTCCTGCAGCACCTTCATGCACCAAGGAGCAACCTCCATCTGTGGAGATTAATACCACACAGAACCCTCAGAGTAATCCATTGCCTACCCTGCATATTTCTTCTATGGCAGAACCTATTCTGAAAGCACTTGTGATGAACATCAAGAAGTTAAAAAGCCCTACAATGGTGGTTAAGGCTAGTCCTCCTAAAAAAACAAAGCGTTACAATCCATATGCGACTCCTTCTTTTATTCCTCTACCTCTGGATGATTCACTCCTTATGGATGCCCCTATATTTGCAGCTGAAGGGGTAGACACAAGGGCTGTGGTGGCTTGCCCAAAACAGCCACCGCCAGCACAATGAAAAttataagttggaattgtcaggggctgggcaaccccctgacaattcaagcgtTAAAGGACCTAGTGGTCCATGATCGGCCTGATATTatctttttgatggaaacaaaaaaccagGAACCAGTTATCAAGAGATTACAACGAAGACTGCAATATCAAAATAGTTTTGTGATAAATCCCCAAGGTTTGGCTGGTGGCTTGgttattttttggaaagaaCAGGTTAATCTTACTATCCACTCTCATGATCCTCATCATATTGATACTATATGTTCAGATGTTTTGAAAAGGACAACTATGGGTATTACTTTTCTGCATGCTCCAGCAGTATTTAATCAGCGACAACATCTATGGACTACTTTGCGTCATCTTAGTCATCTACATACCCTACCTTGGGTGTGTATCggggactttaatgaaattttgaatCACTGGGAGAAGGTGGGAAAACGCTTACCTCAGCAACATCGGTTACAATCCTTTAgagatttattaaatgactGCGCTTTGATGGATCTTGACAACAAGGGCTGTGCCTACACTTGGGTGAACAATCAAAGTGGTGAGGAAGCTGTAAAGGAGCGAATAGATAGAGCTGTGTGCACAATGGAATGGCGATTAACCTATCCGGAAGCTGAAGTTTACGCTTTACCTGCTATAGGCTCTGATCATTGTCCACTACTCTTAACTACtgaagtaaaattaaaaaggaggAAGACGCGGTTCACCTTTGAATCTTTTTGGCTTCAAGATGATGAATGCCAACGGGTGGTCTCAGAAGCATGGTCATCAACCTTACGTCACCCCTTCAGCATCTCCAAAAAATTGCAGATGACAACTACAGCTTTGGCTAAGTGGAGTAGAATGAAGTTTACTGCTGGTTATCACCAATTAGATCTTTTAAAGCAGCAACTCCGATATCATATTAATCAACCTGCTTGCAATTATAATAACACTCAGGTTAAATCGCTGAAGGAACAGATTCAGAAAATATGGTTATAGGAAGAACACTACTGGGCAATGTGATCTCGCATCAACTGGTTGAGGGGGGGGGGGatagaaatacaaaattttttcatgctacTACAATTCAACGACGGAAGAGAAACAGAATCAGCATGCTCAAAGATGTAAACGAGGATTGGATTCGGGAACCTGGTCAGGTGAGGCGCATGACAAATTGTTTTTTTCAGAACCTTTATTCTACTGCTGGTCATCGAGACTATGGCCCTACTTTAATGAAATGTCCAAAGATAGTGACAGATGTAATGAACAATCATTTACTTGCTGAAGTAACAAGAGAGGAAGTCCAGCTAGCTACTTTCCAATTGGGAGCAACCAAAGTTCCAGGACTTGACGGTTTTAATGGCCTCTTTTATCATAGTCATTGGGACATAATACAGGATGATGTTTTTACTACAGTGCAGAATTTTTTCATTACTGGTGTGTTGCCTGCAGATATTAACAGAACTTCTATATGTCTGATTCCTAAAGTACCGAATCCAGAGAGGTTAGATCAATTTCGCCCCATCAGTTTatgtaattttctatacaagATTATTTCCAAAGTCCTAGCAAATCGTTTAAAGTGCTGTCTACCAGATTTGATTGCCACAGAACAGAGTGCTTTTTGTGTCGAGCGGACAAATACAGGACAACATTATGATAGTTCAAGAGGTCTTACATCAATTTAGAATTCgacgagaaagaagaagaaatttcaggCGCTCCTAAAACTGGATATGCAGAAAGCCTATGATAGGGTTGAGTGGGACTTCTTGGAAGACTATTTGCGCCAGATTGGTTTTCATGATCGATGGGTGTTATGGTTCATGCAATGTGTTAAAACTACCTCTCTTAGTGTCAAGCTCAACGGCGAAGATCTACCTTACTTTAAACCAACCAGGGGAATTAGGCAGGGAGATCCTCTTTCACCCTACTTATTTATACTCGTGGCTAACATGCTATCCACTCTTATCCAGCAAGCTATTACTATGGATCATCTACGAGGACTGAAACTTAACAGGTGGTGTCCTGTTTTATCCCATCtattctttgctgatgatgcgaTCTTTTTTCTAGATGGTAAAACTcaggaatgtcaaaacttggctAGCATTTTAAATGAGTACTGTATTGCAACAGGACAGGagataaatcaaaataaatcaggtCTGTTTGTTAGCAAAAACTGTCCTACGTCTCTCAAGTTAAATATGGCCAGAGAACTAAGAGTTCCAATCCTTGATAAAACCGGAAAGTATCTAGGCATTCCCTCGGGTAGGGATCCTCAAAGAGagatatgtttgcttggattcaTACACGAGTGAATGCTAAATTGGCGAGGTGGAAAGAACAATTGATTTCCAAAGGAGGGAAGGAGGTTCTGTTGAAATCTGTGATTCAAGCTATACCTCAGTATGCGATGTCCATATTTAAGATTCCTATCTCTATATGTAAGTTTGTTGAACATAAAATAGCCAAGTTTTGGTGGCAACACACTAGTAATAAAGCTGGAATTCACTGGAAGTCCTGGGATATtctaaaagagaggaaaagtacAGGGGGGTTGGGTTTTCGAGACTTATTATCTTTCAATAAAGCCCTTCTGGGAAGGCAGGCCTGGAGAATGTTTCAACATCCTTTATCTTTGTGGTGCAAACTTTTCAAAGCCCTATATTTTCCATCTACAGATTTTTGGCATGCTGAACAGGGATCCCGACCCTCTTGGGGCTGGCGAAGTCTTCTAATGGGTCGCGATTCAATTCTTCCTAAGTTGTGTTGGTCAGTCGGAAATGGCCAGAACATTAATGTTAGACAAGATAAATGGCTACCTATGGGAATCCTTTGTGGACCTTCTAACAGAGAGGAACCGAGAACAATTGCAGGTTTCATCAATATAGAACAAAATGCATGGAACATCCAGCTTCTCAACCATATATTTGACGAGCCTATTGTTAAAgaaattctggaaattaaaTTGTGGCCAGCATCTACTGAAGACAGACTTGTATGGACAGCAACTGTTGATGGACAATATACAATGAAGAGTGCTTATCATATCATACAGAAATCAAAGGCTAAACATATCGTTTCTCGCCCGTCCTCATCTTATATCACACCCAGTTATCTTTGGAAGCAAATTTGGAAAACTAAGACAGCTCCTAAAATCCGCATCTTTCTCTGGTTTATCAGTCAAAATGCGATTCCTACCAAGTTTAATCTGTTCCGTTGCCGAATCACCAATGATCCTTTTTGTATTCTCTGTTCTACTCGTTCCCCCGAAACAGTAGAacatttatttttgcaatgCCCTTGGACACAACAGATTTGGAGCCATCCTATTGTACAAGTTAATGTAACAGATTATGCAACTCATCGTATCGATGCTTGGCTTGCAGAATATCACAACAGCTAGGTAACGTACCGGATTTTGAGACCATAGCAGCTCTTttatggcagatctggaaggcCAGAAATCATGTTATCTTCCGCCATCACTTCACGCAGCCAGACCAGCTTGTTGATTCCGCTCTGGCTCTCGCCCACCTGCATATAACAGTTCAGAATCCGCATTTGCAGCAGCAACCGAAGACGGGCAAAAAATCGCCGAACCCTAATACTACCTGGCTCCCACCGGTGCAGGGCATGATCAAAGTGAATATAGATGGTGCCTTTCCTATTGCAGAAAATTTGGGTGTGATCTCCAGCATCATTCGGGATCATAAGGGCAGTCTGCTCAGAGGCTTTACCAAAAGCGTTCCAGCAACCTCTGCACTTGCAACGGAGATTCAAGCTTTGTTATATACTCTAAaagatcttcttcaacaagGAAAGCATCATTCTGACCTGATCATTGAAACCGACTGCATCATTCTGGTTGAAGCAATTAATCACGAGCGCCTTCCACCGTGGGAATGCCGTGCCCTTCTTTCAGAGTGCGAAGCGATTTTGCCCTCTTTTTCCAATATGAAAGTGCAGCACTGCAGAAGATCGGCAAATGCCCTAGCCGACTGAGCTGCAAAAGCCCACGGTCGAGGTTCCCTCTCTCCAAATTGGGCCTTGTCACCTCCTCCATCTTTGTTAGATCTTATTTGTAATGAAGCCTGCTAGCGGGTTGTACTCTTTTCCTACTTAATGAGTAATATCGTCtattttccgaccaaaaaaaaaaaaaccaacaacttaaattaaattatCCTTATCGAATGTATGACTGGCTGTGGTTAAGCTTCatagaaaatacttttcaacCTCACAGATGCAGTTTAATTTTCAGCTTGGGCTAGTTGATGGAAAAGCATTGAACTCAATCagtctctttcttttcatcatCCTTTTCCCAAAAGCAATCGTCTAATCTTGACTTGACTCAAGCGTCAAACGATAAATGGAAGCAAAATGATAAGCAAATAGTTCAATTTAGATTTGGTTAATTGGATTTCCTCCTCATGCAAGAAACTGAAGGAGAATGCATTATAAACAAAAGCAATTACAAACGTCTACGCATAAACTTGTTATCTATCTGCTTAACgaaatgctaattttttttaggattgaATTCGTAGTCTAATGGCTTCTTAAGCCATATGTCGCAGGAGCCGGAACATTTGGCCGTCCCTCGGACTCATTCTTGAGAAGAAAAGGCTCTCTCAAGGTGGTTGTATGTTGAACACCACCTTTGTTGCTTGGCGACCCTCCGGATTACTAGACCTATTGCCCCGTCCGCTTCATTACCGGATTCAGCATGGGTGGGATCGTACGTGTTTTCATGATATTCACTGAGCCGCAGGAACGTCCACTTTCTATTTCTTCTCGTACGGCATCATTTATGTGTTTCCGTCTAGGCGGGCTCTCTACATTGCTTCCTCCATTCCCTCCATGCTACGTCCTCCCTTACATCTCAGAATTCCCACAGTGATATCTTTTCCGGGGGAGGATTGACGAGGGCCAAAGCCAACATGAAAACCTCGCCGATGGGGTCATCCTTGCACTGGATGAGGAAGTGAATGAAAACTCAAATCAGGTTTGATCCTGCAAAGATCAGATGGACACGAAGGGGTCTCTCATTGATGTGGTGACGTTGCCtattgttgggaatgactgatccccgaaaaaccggattcgacactaaatcgagtCCCTAAATctatgcggaagacgaagcccgggaattacacgtatcaccgatcgtaaagcacaccacggagtcgagcgtaccttgttagccacgatcaaacaccgtcgtcaatggaggaagagaatccggtcgatgaagccttgaaggaagaaattggaagccgtatgccctcttgttcttcgggagagaaaacgcgggagagaagcgtacgttgattgtgccaaagggtgcctttctctctctctctctctcccttttataccttcccccatccacgggccctattcccgtgggccgggcttttttgggcccaacttgggcggacgggccaactcgggcccatctc
The window above is part of the Eucalyptus grandis isolate ANBG69807.140 chromosome 6, ASM1654582v1, whole genome shotgun sequence genome. Proteins encoded here:
- the LOC120294924 gene encoding uncharacterized protein LOC120294924, coding for MNNHLLAEVTREEVQLATFQLGATKVPGLDGFNGLFYHSHWDIIQDDVFTTVQNFFITGVLPADINRTSICLIPKVPNPERISQQLGNVPDFETIAALLWQIWKARNHVIFRHHFTQPDQLVDSALALAHLHITVQNPHLQQQPKTGKKSPNPNTTWLPPVQGMIKVNIDGAFPIAENLGVISSIIRDHKGSLLRGFTKSVPATSALATEIQALLYTLKDLLQQGKHHSDLIIETDCIILVEAINHERLPPWECRALLSECEAILPSFSNMKVQHCRRSANALAD